Proteins encoded in a region of the Stieleria neptunia genome:
- a CDS encoding NAD(P)/FAD-dependent oxidoreductase has translation MSRPNQRVVIVGGGFAGIEAAKRLGRCDCVDVTIVDKSNHHVFQPLLYQVAMAGLDPSDIASPIRSILSSYRNVRTLLAKVTGVDVQQRLVYSDAGTFEFDYLLVACGAVHSYFGNDQWEPHAPGLKSLPQATEIRRRVLLAFEQAERTDDPAERDHWMTFVIVGGGPTGVELAGAIAEMARYTLKRDFRSIDSSSARVILVQAGERILEQFPDDLSEYSKQALESIGVEVRLGDQVTEVTDRGVQIADHFLQARTVIWAAGVQASPLGESLGVPTDRSGRVMVEPDLSIPGHPNVFVAGDMASAKDEDGKGLPGLAPVAIQQGRYLGELISRQAQCYMIDRPAPERSRFHYLDKGQMATIGRRRAVAQSGRFKLTGRLAWMAWLLIHIAYLNGFRNRTFVFLSWAWSYLTFARGARLIVPKNWRLTKTSDPAKTRA, from the coding sequence ATGAGTCGTCCCAATCAAAGAGTCGTGATCGTCGGGGGTGGGTTTGCCGGAATTGAGGCCGCCAAGCGATTGGGCAGGTGTGATTGCGTGGATGTCACCATCGTCGACAAAAGCAATCATCATGTCTTTCAACCCCTGCTGTACCAGGTCGCAATGGCAGGTCTGGATCCCTCGGACATCGCGTCACCGATTCGTTCGATCTTGTCGTCCTATCGCAACGTGCGCACCTTGCTGGCAAAGGTGACCGGAGTGGACGTCCAGCAGCGGTTGGTCTACAGCGACGCGGGAACGTTCGAGTTTGATTATCTGCTCGTCGCTTGTGGCGCCGTGCACAGCTATTTCGGCAATGACCAGTGGGAACCGCACGCACCGGGTTTGAAATCGCTGCCCCAAGCGACCGAAATTCGCCGTCGTGTGTTGCTGGCCTTTGAACAGGCCGAGCGGACCGATGATCCGGCGGAACGGGACCACTGGATGACGTTCGTGATCGTCGGCGGCGGTCCGACGGGTGTTGAATTGGCCGGGGCGATCGCCGAGATGGCTCGTTACACCCTCAAGCGTGACTTTCGATCGATCGACTCAAGTTCGGCGCGTGTCATTCTGGTCCAGGCAGGCGAGCGAATCTTGGAACAGTTCCCCGACGATCTGTCCGAGTACAGCAAGCAGGCGCTGGAAAGCATTGGTGTGGAAGTACGCCTGGGAGACCAGGTCACGGAGGTGACCGATCGCGGTGTTCAAATCGCTGATCATTTTTTGCAGGCCAGGACCGTGATTTGGGCGGCCGGCGTTCAGGCGAGTCCGCTGGGAGAATCTCTCGGCGTGCCGACCGATCGCAGCGGCCGCGTCATGGTCGAACCCGATTTATCGATCCCGGGCCATCCGAACGTCTTCGTCGCCGGCGACATGGCATCGGCCAAGGACGAAGACGGCAAGGGATTGCCCGGATTGGCGCCCGTTGCGATTCAACAAGGCCGCTACCTTGGCGAATTGATCAGCCGCCAGGCCCAATGCTACATGATCGACCGTCCCGCCCCCGAGCGCTCTCGATTCCATTACCTCGATAAAGGACAGATGGCGACGATCGGCCGACGCCGCGCGGTCGCACAGAGTGGTCGATTCAAACTGACCGGACGGTTGGCTTGGATGGCTTGGCTGTTGATCCACATCGCCTACTTGAATGGATTTCGCAATCGGACCTTCGTGTTCCTTTCCTGGGCGTGGTCGTACCTGACGTTCGCTCGCGGGGCACGCCTGATCGTGCCAAAAAACTGGCGGCTCACGAAAACCTCCGACCCGGCAAAGACACGGGCATAG
- a CDS encoding alpha/beta hydrolase family protein — MNLAKPALSATLSTPSQIFLCCLFACLGLATATSPIAAERPAIARRPLEHRDYDVWNTLTSSQISRDGTWAMYQIDSGKMDGESTLCVRSTTTAKEYRIPRGRGERFSHDSRFAVFLISPEKQLVKELTKKKTEPDAMPKAKLQILELASGDVVTIDRVASFQLPEENGDWIGYQMDKPIESNLVTEKQSEVRETYRVTPTGLARPEKKLKLKKRESLQPTAEEQAIATKNPPTKSKEKTEAKETPRGAESDEDDDKNKAEGTTLVLRKLDSGFQQTYPHVTRFVFSKDGTNMAMVTSVKVVEPDSKPDATPTQVDGNAAPDLSVDGVHRVDLKSLKRTQIIAGVGQYKNLAFNEDGTRLAFLTNKDDYDAPSPRWSVFLWSRGQKTAAEIAVEGSDGIPAGWWVATNSGQRFSEDDRRLYFDTAPIPDSVIEERERAKAEQEGKHVAEQDDADDADEQVKLDVWHWQDPYLQPQQLLQAEAERKRDYRAAYHLKSKRIVQLATRQIPIVDIDVRSKSNRAIAVTDVGYRKVLSWESPGYHDTYLVNLDSGKRDLVQQRVRWNARLSPSAKFIYWFDAERRKWVTQSTAKDSQPVNVTSTIKQRLDDELHDRPSLPGAYGTAGWTQDDKALLVYDRFDIWQVDPTAQHPAVRLTRGRENKIRFRYLRLDAKERFIATDDAIVLSAFNEATKSSGFYSLTLNRDGWQKPAQNGRGRREIPPPRQLIMLDEQLASLKKAESSDAVIFTRSTFEMCPDLWASTLDFETIDRISDINPQQHDYVWGKAELVRWKATDGGPLDGILYRPDGFDPQKKYPMLVYFYERSSDRLHRYHTPAAGRSSINISFYVSRGYVVFVPDIPYKIGRPGQSAADAILSGVSHVVAQGFIDEERIGMQGHSWGGYQTAYLVTQTDRFACAESGAPVSNMTSAYGGIRWSSGRSRMFQYERTQSRIGKDLWAARDHYIANSPLFFADKINTPLLILHNDNDGAVPWYQGIELFVALRRLEKPAWMLNYNGNSHGVDGQPNRRDFAIRMQQFFDHYLKQAAEPEWMAVGVPAVKKGEELGLELLEPAE, encoded by the coding sequence ATGAATCTTGCCAAGCCGGCTTTGTCTGCCACGCTCTCAACACCAAGTCAGATCTTTCTCTGCTGCCTGTTTGCTTGTCTAGGGTTGGCCACCGCGACCAGCCCGATCGCCGCCGAGCGACCGGCCATCGCGCGGCGTCCCTTAGAGCATCGTGACTACGACGTCTGGAACACGCTGACGTCATCGCAAATCTCCCGCGATGGAACGTGGGCGATGTACCAAATTGACAGTGGAAAAATGGACGGCGAATCGACGTTGTGTGTTCGCAGCACGACGACAGCCAAGGAGTATCGGATTCCACGCGGCCGCGGTGAAAGATTCAGCCATGACAGTCGATTCGCGGTTTTTCTGATTTCGCCAGAGAAACAGTTGGTCAAGGAACTGACAAAAAAGAAAACCGAACCCGATGCGATGCCGAAAGCCAAACTTCAGATCCTGGAATTGGCCAGTGGCGATGTCGTCACGATCGACCGAGTCGCATCGTTTCAGTTGCCCGAAGAAAACGGGGACTGGATCGGCTATCAGATGGACAAGCCGATCGAGAGCAATCTCGTCACAGAGAAACAATCCGAGGTTCGGGAAACGTATCGGGTCACACCCACCGGATTAGCACGCCCCGAAAAGAAGCTGAAGCTCAAGAAACGAGAGTCGCTGCAACCGACCGCCGAAGAACAGGCAATCGCGACAAAAAATCCTCCGACGAAAAGCAAGGAGAAGACCGAGGCAAAGGAAACACCGCGCGGCGCCGAATCGGACGAAGACGACGACAAAAACAAAGCGGAAGGAACCACTCTGGTGCTTCGAAAACTGGATTCCGGATTCCAGCAAACGTATCCCCACGTGACCCGTTTTGTTTTTTCGAAAGATGGCACCAACATGGCAATGGTGACGTCGGTCAAAGTGGTGGAGCCCGATTCCAAGCCTGATGCAACGCCCACCCAAGTCGATGGAAACGCAGCGCCAGATCTGTCCGTCGACGGAGTGCATCGGGTCGATCTGAAATCACTCAAGCGGACGCAGATCATCGCCGGTGTTGGCCAGTACAAAAACCTCGCTTTCAACGAAGACGGGACACGACTGGCGTTTCTAACCAATAAAGACGACTACGATGCCCCATCGCCTCGCTGGTCGGTCTTTCTGTGGAGCCGAGGCCAAAAAACAGCCGCCGAGATTGCCGTTGAAGGCTCAGACGGTATTCCGGCCGGATGGTGGGTGGCGACAAATTCTGGCCAACGCTTTTCCGAAGATGATCGCCGGTTGTATTTTGACACCGCTCCGATTCCCGACTCGGTGATCGAAGAACGAGAACGCGCCAAAGCGGAACAAGAGGGCAAGCATGTTGCCGAGCAGGATGACGCCGACGACGCGGATGAACAGGTGAAACTGGACGTCTGGCACTGGCAAGATCCTTACTTGCAGCCCCAGCAATTGCTGCAGGCCGAAGCCGAGCGCAAACGTGATTACCGGGCGGCCTATCACCTGAAATCCAAACGAATCGTCCAACTGGCCACACGTCAAATCCCGATCGTCGACATCGACGTCCGATCAAAATCTAACCGGGCCATTGCGGTGACCGATGTGGGATATCGCAAGGTCTTGTCCTGGGAATCACCGGGTTATCACGACACCTATCTGGTCAACCTCGATTCGGGAAAACGCGACCTGGTGCAGCAACGTGTTCGCTGGAATGCCAGGCTGTCGCCGTCGGCCAAGTTCATTTACTGGTTTGATGCCGAGCGGCGGAAATGGGTGACCCAATCCACCGCCAAGGACAGTCAACCGGTCAACGTGACGTCGACGATCAAGCAACGGCTGGACGACGAACTGCATGATCGGCCCAGTTTGCCGGGCGCCTACGGGACCGCGGGCTGGACCCAAGACGACAAAGCCTTGTTGGTCTACGATCGATTTGACATTTGGCAAGTCGATCCGACGGCTCAACATCCCGCGGTTCGTTTGACACGTGGCCGCGAGAACAAGATCCGTTTTCGCTACCTGCGGCTGGACGCCAAAGAGCGTTTTATCGCGACCGATGACGCGATCGTGCTCAGTGCATTCAACGAAGCAACTAAATCCAGCGGGTTCTACAGCCTGACGCTCAACCGCGACGGGTGGCAAAAGCCGGCGCAGAACGGCCGAGGTCGGAGGGAAATTCCACCGCCGCGTCAACTGATCATGCTGGATGAGCAACTTGCGTCACTGAAGAAAGCCGAGTCATCCGATGCTGTGATCTTTACCCGCAGCACCTTCGAAATGTGCCCGGACCTGTGGGCCAGCACCCTGGACTTTGAAACGATCGATCGCATCAGCGACATCAATCCACAGCAACACGATTATGTTTGGGGCAAGGCGGAACTGGTCCGGTGGAAAGCGACCGATGGCGGACCGCTTGACGGCATTTTGTATCGTCCCGATGGCTTTGACCCTCAGAAAAAGTATCCGATGCTGGTGTATTTTTACGAACGCAGTTCCGATCGACTGCATCGCTATCACACACCCGCCGCGGGGCGATCAAGCATCAACATCAGCTTTTACGTCAGCCGTGGTTACGTCGTCTTCGTCCCCGATATCCCCTACAAAATCGGCCGGCCCGGCCAGAGCGCGGCCGACGCGATCCTGTCGGGCGTCAGCCACGTCGTCGCCCAGGGGTTCATCGACGAAGAACGAATCGGCATGCAGGGACACAGTTGGGGCGGCTATCAAACGGCTTATCTGGTGACCCAAACCGATCGGTTCGCGTGCGCCGAATCGGGTGCGCCGGTCAGCAACATGACCAGCGCCTACGGGGGAATCCGCTGGAGTAGCGGGCGCAGTCGCATGTTCCAGTACGAACGGACACAAAGCCGGATCGGCAAGGACTTGTGGGCCGCCCGCGACCACTACATCGCCAACTCCCCGCTATTCTTTGCCGACAAAATCAACACGCCGCTGCTGATCTTGCACAACGACAACGACGGAGCGGTACCGTGGTATCAGGGAATCGAGTTGTTTGTTGCGTTGCGTCGCTTGGAGAAACCTGCCTGGATGCTCAATTACAACGGCAACTCACACGGCGTTGACGGCCAGCCGAACCGTCGTGATTTTGCGATTCGGATGCAACAATTCTTTGACCACTATTTGAAACAGGCTGCCGAACCCGAATGGATGGCCGTCGGCGTTCCAGCCGTCAAGAAAGGCGAGGAACTGGGACTCGAATTGTTGGAGCCCGCTGAATAG
- a CDS encoding cupin domain-containing protein: MNDGVMHDGGPKNLFTDLPASTAKEYVDVLASSSNVRIERIVSTGQSSADGFWYDQDEHEWVAVLAGEARLSFDDDPEPLTLKPGDHLLIPAHRKHRVEWTSDQEPTVWLAVFFGRDD; encoded by the coding sequence ATGAACGATGGTGTGATGCATGACGGTGGTCCCAAGAACCTGTTCACCGACCTGCCGGCTTCGACCGCAAAGGAGTACGTCGACGTGCTCGCGTCGTCGTCGAACGTGCGGATCGAGCGGATCGTTTCCACCGGACAATCCAGCGCCGATGGCTTTTGGTACGACCAAGACGAACACGAATGGGTCGCGGTGCTGGCCGGAGAAGCCAGGCTGTCGTTTGATGACGATCCCGAACCGTTGACGCTTAAGCCCGGCGACCATCTGTTGATCCCGGCCCATCGAAAACATCGGGTCGAATGGACATCCGATCAAGAACCGACGGTTTGGTTGGCCGTGTTCTTTGGCCGCGACGATTGA
- a CDS encoding agmatine deiminase family protein, translating to MKRVPAEWERQAAVWIAWPHNGDTWPDRFAPIPDCFRRIIGLIAAAVPVHVIGPAALRETADLAGMDNVTWFDIQTNDSWIRDYGPTFVVDGSRCGQAIDWGYNAWGGKYPPWDADNAATAQIIQHAGWERIAGRLTLEGGALEWDGGGRLLTTTECLVTETRNPGWSKQAVEEQLQDLAGAREIVWVDGGGLIGDDTDGHIDQLARFIDPETVVVAVSDDPDDPNHDGLERNEQLLRDWAQQTSPTVTVDRLPIPPARFIDGQRVPESYCNFLRLGPNRLLVPTFRAEQHDAHAIALLGRLARQQSPGIEVIGVDCHDLIWGLGALHCASCNQPAVEQD from the coding sequence ATGAAACGGGTTCCCGCCGAGTGGGAACGGCAAGCTGCCGTTTGGATTGCCTGGCCACACAACGGCGACACTTGGCCGGACCGGTTCGCTCCGATCCCGGATTGTTTTCGCCGAATCATCGGTTTGATCGCCGCGGCCGTCCCCGTCCATGTGATCGGCCCGGCAGCGCTGCGTGAGACTGCGGACCTGGCAGGCATGGACAACGTCACGTGGTTTGACATCCAGACCAATGACAGCTGGATCCGCGACTACGGCCCGACCTTCGTCGTCGACGGCTCCCGCTGTGGCCAGGCGATCGATTGGGGCTACAACGCCTGGGGCGGCAAGTATCCGCCCTGGGATGCCGACAACGCCGCGACCGCGCAAATCATCCAGCACGCCGGCTGGGAACGAATCGCCGGTCGCTTGACCCTCGAAGGCGGGGCGCTGGAGTGGGACGGCGGCGGGCGACTGTTAACGACCACGGAGTGTTTGGTCACCGAGACACGCAATCCCGGTTGGTCCAAGCAAGCGGTCGAAGAACAGCTGCAGGACTTGGCCGGGGCACGTGAAATCGTGTGGGTCGATGGCGGCGGATTGATCGGCGACGACACCGACGGTCACATCGACCAGCTGGCTCGCTTCATCGATCCCGAAACCGTCGTCGTCGCAGTCAGTGACGATCCCGACGATCCGAATCACGACGGACTGGAGCGCAACGAGCAGCTGTTGCGCGATTGGGCACAACAGACGTCGCCCACGGTGACCGTTGACCGCTTGCCGATTCCCCCGGCCCGATTCATCGACGGCCAACGCGTCCCGGAAAGCTATTGCAACTTTCTGCGGTTGGGGCCGAACCGATTGCTGGTACCTACGTTCCGCGCCGAACAACACGATGCACACGCCATCGCGTTACTCGGCCGGCTGGCCCGACAGCAATCGCCAGGCATCGAAGTGATCGGCGTGGACTGCCACGATCTGATCTGGGGCCTCGGCGCCCTGCACTGCGCCAGCTGCAATCAACCGGCGGTTGAACAGGACTGA